In Capsicum annuum cultivar UCD-10X-F1 unplaced genomic scaffold, UCD10Xv1.1 ctg4380, whole genome shotgun sequence, one genomic interval encodes:
- the LOC107877207 gene encoding protein RGF1 INDUCIBLE TRANSCRIPTION FACTOR 1-like — protein MATSNSIFRKLEKEEAEKEKEKMASSKSSAFETIEQEELVEEPMRNMPPWLGPFLKKTYFGSCLVHDELQKNDLNKYCITCDLDLCRYCISTDKHNDHELLKIHRHVYKDVVPLEQMENHIDCAKIQPYKCNKKWVIALNPLPHCGSGSLIAGDPTCYTCKRRLNDPGQFSFCSIACQVEAVCRKYGISLGAIEMKRKRKRKGIPRRAPFQ, from the exons ATGGCTACTTCAAATAGCATTTTCAGAAAAttggaaaaagaagaagcagaaaaagaaaaagaaaaaatggctAGCTCTAAATCATCGGCTTTTGAAACAATTGAGCAG GAGGAATTGGTTGAGGAGCCTATGAGGAATATGCCACCATGGCTAGGTCCCTTTTTGAAGAAGACAtattttgggtcatgtttggTGCATGATGAACTCCAAAAGAATGATCTGAACAAGTATTGTATCACATGTGATTTAGATTTATGCAGGTATTGCATCTCCACAGACAAACACAATGATCATGAGCTGCTAAAGATTCATCGACATGTTTATAAAGATGTTGTTCCTCTCGAACAGATGGAGAATCATATTGATTGTGCCAAAATTCAG CCATACAAATGCAACAAGAAATGGGTAATCGCATTGAATCCATTACCACATTGTGGTTCAGGCTCTCTAATTGCTGGAGATCCAACTTGCTACACTTGCAAAAGGAGGTTGAATGACCCTGGTCAGTTTAGCTTCTGCAGCATTGCATGCCAG GTGGAAGCCGTATGTAGGAAGTATGGGATTAGTCTTGGTGCAATTGAGATGAAGCGCAAGCGCAAGAGGAAGGGAATTCCTCGCAGAGCTCCTTTTCAATAA